Proteins encoded within one genomic window of Drosophila gunungcola strain Sukarami unplaced genomic scaffold, Dgunungcola_SK_2 000173F, whole genome shotgun sequence:
- the LOC128265893 gene encoding diacylglycerol lipase-alpha isoform X3: MRGSILDAEARTSINIWIYLKSLVILFDIAWLGVGSVWLGHYYTTAPIDDPKKVYIAIIICNWALVVITLITIWCTFDAAGRSWVKMKKYQRSMRETESRFNYKRSNSMNRNWRQRKVMRAYQDSWDHRCRLLFCCMGSSERNRNSFTDIARLLSDFFRELDVVPSDVVAGLVLLRKFQRLEREAIVRQRKNGTYEFLSGVPITERTQFLALNDAKNYDFFQTVIHYMYFAQSAYGWPMYVIINRSKMWHLVPELKCFSCCCGSNEDTEVIQDNCCLCNYAALKKTLQLGDIDIVYATYHVDVGETPFFVAVDYTHRAVVISIRGTLSMKDILTDLNAEGEVLPLQPPRDDWLGHKGMVQAAIYIRNKLQEENLIERALQRNPDRQTPTFDLVLVGHSLGAGTAAILAILLKPDYPTLQCFSYSPPGGLLSMPAVEYSKSFITSVVLGKDVVPRIGLNQMEALRADLINAIQRSVDPKWKTISCSVICCGCGPEPTSVVNMSGQDTHINQYQEERGTARSTSAHPTDSSIALTLHQPLYPPGRIIHIVRHHPKPDEQKYDSGWRNVLKNREPVYQAIWADSTDFDEVLISPVMLQDHMPDKVLAALKKVVTTSGPRKPQRQTSNAFSTGSNDAHDTDLEPPHCSNRSETTTDAMRSEAEPETDRMPTMMSQSQSQLHHCKRPSQSSYTSLSNCLVLTPTAQHKLCLETSFTNGSVPPAPQRLTSAASSLLSSTTTPYDISSALDDSLATVALRQSPSLISAETTATVIGNHTDTDLDEIAMPRLKAVAFDMALTPPPSLPPERSLLGRQHSEKKPRSLPLAQVQALRRASDAGTAVPGVDLLHDDWYGLAPLASPETLSEISSVSSRTSVPISLANSIERYLQHMGVGVGAGAPKVPLEDIFESQLHTPKVMRRAPKFSENLAGCAEDTRNLDQYKRLGRVFITFPRIFPDQSSSPTMVGRSLDSSDDSFESASAHSLQRVQLLLPPGSNAVQSSKSADPLDGLDPDAKAARQPAKKLTFSDSDILADADCLRLCPHCPCDRDVQRGCCTRSEHGRCTSGGGGGACGAGVDVGVSGLGVGSTDTSFYSASSSLDQFASTPARQNGGPHLPEEILMRPGVLESHFPVLGGGSSSSSNMEMETPALVAPASPTPAPLSNGKRPDVVGGRVRKRLSSEEFVYSRSVDQDHLVASSTAGSTAGITANATTSHLVQFGDRGSPAGRRRGKGCVYPAGNSLRLDAAAAAAATAAASGSPTSISKFTRTRVATGGGSAAKQSAANNESNV; this comes from the exons ATGCGTGGCAGTATTCTGGATGCCGAGGCGCGCACCTCGATCAACATCTGGATATATCTCAAAAGCT TGGTAATTCTGTTCGATATTGCCTGGCTGGGGGTGGGCTCCGTTTGGCTGGGGCATTACTACACCACCGCACCCATCGATGATCCCAAAAAGGTCTATATAG CCATCATCATCTGCAATTGGGCTCTGGTGGTGATCACCCTCATCACGATATGGTGCACCTTTGATGCTGCCGGAAGATCCTGGGTAAAGATGAAGAAGTACCAGCGATCAATGCGCGAGACGGAGTCTCGGTTCAACTATAAGCGGAGCAACAGCATGAATCGCAACTGGCGGCAAAG AAAAGTGATGCGCGCCTACCAGGACAGctgggaccatcgctgccgaCTGCTGTTCTGCTGCATGGGCTCCTCGGAGCGCAACCGGAACTCGTTCACGGACATCGCCCGCCTGCTGAGCGACTTCTTCCGGGAGCTGGACGTGGTGCCATCGGACGTGGTCGCCGGACTCGTCCTGCTCCGCAAGTTCCAGCGGCTGGAGCGCGAGGCCATCGTCCGGCAGCGCAAAAATGGCACCTACGAGTTCCTCAGCGGCGTACCAATTACCGAGCGGACCCAGTTCCTAGCACTCAACGATGCCAAAAACTACGACTTCTTTCAGACGGTCATCCATTACATGTACTTTGCCCAGAGCGCCTACGGCTGGCCCATGTACGTCATCATCAATCGCAGCAAGATGTGGCACCTGGTGCCGGAACTGAA ATGCTTTAGCTGCTGCTGTGGCAGTAATGAAGATACGGAGGTAATCCAGGACAATTGCTGCCTGTGCAACTACGCGGCGCTGAAGAAGACGCTGCAGCTGGGCGACATCGACATCGTGTATGCCACCTACCACGTGGACGTGGGCGAGACGCCCTTCTTCGTGGCCGTCGACTACACCCATCGGGCGGTGGTGATTAGCATACGGGGCACACTCAGCATGAAGGACATACTCACGGATCTGAATGCGGAGGGCGAGGTGCTGCCACTGCAGCCGCCGCGTGACGATTGGTTGGGTCACAAGGGCATGGTGCAGGCGGCAATCTACATACGCAACAAGCTGCAGGAGGAGAATCTCATCGAGAGGGCGCTGCAGCGGAATCCGGACCGCCAGACGCCCACCTTCGACCTGGTGCTGGTGGGTCATTCCCTGGGCGCCGGCACAGCGGCCATACTGGCCATCCTGCTGAAGCCCGACTATCCGACGCTCCAGTGCTTCAGTTACTCCCCGCCCGGCGGCCTGCTCAG TATGCCCGCCGTGGAGTACTCCAAGTCGTTCATCACCTCGGTGGTGCTCGGCAAGGACGTGGTGCCGCGCATCGGTCTCAACCAAATGGAAGCCCTGCGAGCGGATCTCATCAATGCCATCCAGCGCAGCGTGGATCCCAAG TGGAAGACAATTTCCTGTTCGGTCATCTGCTGTGGCTGTGGACCGGAGCCCACTTCCGTGGTGAACATGTCCGGCCAGGACACGCACATCAATCAGTACCAGGAG GAGCGCGGAACGGCCCGTTCGACCAGCGCTCATCCCACGGACAGCTCGATAGCTTTAACCCTGCACCAGCCCTTATATCCGCCCGGTCGCATCATCCATATAGTGCGACATCATCCCAAGCCCGACGA gcAAAAATACGACAGTGGTTGGAG AAATGTGCTGAAGAATCGGGAGCCCGTATACCAGGCCATCTGGGCCGATTCCACGGACTTCGATGAGGTGCTCATCTCGCCGGTGATGCTGCAGGATCACATGCCCGACAAGGTCCTCGCCGCCCTGAAGAAG GTTGTAACAACGAGTGGGCCACGCAAGCCCCAGCGCCAGACCTCCAATGCATTCTCCACGGGTTCGAACGATGCCCACGATACGGATCTGGAGCCGCCGCATTGCAGCAACCGCAGTGAGACGACGACGGATGCCATGAGGTCAGAAGCGGAACCGGAAACGGATCGGATGCCGACCATGATgtcgcaatcgcaatcgcaattGCATCATTGCAAGCGGCCCTCGCAAAGTTCCTACACGAGTCTGAGCAACTGCCTCGTCCTAACGCCGACGGCCCAGCACAAGCTCTGCCTGGAGACGTCCTTCACGAACGGATCCGTACCGCCCGCTCCACAGCGCCTGACCTCGGCGGCCTCCTCGCTCTTGAGCTCGACCACCACGCCGTATGACATATCAAGCGCTCTGGACGACAGCCTGGCCACGGTGGCCCTGCGCCAGAGTCCCTCGCTGATCAGTGCGGAGACGACGGCCACGGTGATTGGCAATCACACGGACACCGACCTGGACGAGATTGCCATGCCGCGCCTCAAGGCGGTCGCCTTTGACATGGCCCTGACCCCGCCTCCGTCGCTGCCGCCGGAGaggtccctgctcgggcgccaacACTCCGAAAAGAAGCCGCGCTCCCTGCCGCTGGCCCAAGTCCAGGCACTGCGGCGAGCCTCGGACGCTGGGACGGCTGTGCCGGGCGTGGACCTGCTCCACGACGACTGGTATGGCCTGGCCCCGCTCGCCAGTCCCGAAACGCTCTCCGAGATCTCCAGCGTCTCGTCGCGCACCAGTGTGCCCATCAGTCTGGCCAACAGCATTGAGCGATATCTGCAGCACATGGGCGTGGGTGTGGGTGCGGGTGCTCCGAAGGTCCCACTCGAGGACATTTTCGAGTCGCAGCTGCACACGCCCAAGGTCATGAGGCGGGCGCCCAAGTTTAGCGAGAATCTGGCCGGCTGTGCGGAGGACACCAGGAATCTGGACCAGTACAAGCGGCTGGGACGTGTGTTCATCACCTTTCCGCGCATCTTTCCCGACCAATCGTCGTCGCCGACCATGGTGGGCCGCAGCCTGGACTCCAGCGACGACAGCTTCGAGTCCGCCTCGGCCCACAGCCTGCAGCGCGTCCAGCTGCTCCTGCCGCCCGGCTCCAATGCGGTGCAGAGCTCCAAGTCCGCCGACCCGCTGGACGGGTTGGATCCGGACGCCAAGGCCGCTAGGCAGCCGGCCAAGAAGTTGACCTTCAGCGACAGCGACATCCTCGCGGATGCGGACTGTCTGCGGCTGTGTCCCCACTGTCCCTGCGATCGGGATGTCCAGCGTGGCTGCTGCACCCGCTCCGAGCATGGCAGATGTActagtggtggtggtggtggtgcttgTGGTGCTGGTGTCGATGTCGGTGTTAGCGGATTGGGAGTGGGCTCCACGGACACCAGTTTCTACAGTGCCAGCTCATCGCTGGATCAATTTGCCAGCACGCCGGCCCGCCAAAACGGTGGACCCCATCTGCCCGAGGAGATACTGATGCGCCCGGGCGTCCTGGAGTCCCACTTTCCAGTCCTCGGcggtggcagcagcagcagcagcaacatggaGATGGAGACCCCAGCCCTGGTGGCCCCCGCCTCGCCCACGCCCGCACCACTTAGCAATGGCAAGCGACCGGATGTGGTGGGCGGAAGGGTGCGAAAGCGCCTCTCCTCCGAGGAGTTCGTCTACTCCAGAAGCGTAGATCAGGATCATCTGGTGGCTAGCAGCACCGCCGGCAGCACCGCCGGCATCACCGCCAATGCCACCACCAGCCATCTAGTACAATTCGGTGATAGGGGCTCTCCGGCGGGACGCAGACGGGGCAAGGGCTGCGTCTATCCGGCCGGGAATAGTCTCCGGTTGGACgcagctgccgccgccgccgccaccgccgctgCATCCGGATCACCCACGTCCATTAGCAAATTTACCCGCACCCGGGTGGCAACTGGAGGAGGATCGGCAGCCAAGCAGTCCGCCGCCAATAACGAAAGTAATGTTTAA
- the LOC128265893 gene encoding diacylglycerol lipase-alpha isoform X5: MPGLVVFRRRWSVGSDDLVVPGAFLLTIHFICFVIVSVSLVIFEYNTRILSVKLLFYHLIGYLLILFFSICVEIGICVISMRGSILDAEARTSINIWIYLKSLVILFDIAWLGVGSVWLGHYYTTAPIDDPKKVYIAIIICNWALVVITLITIWCTFDAAGRSWVKMKKYQRSMRETESRFNYKRSNSMNRNWRQRKVMRAYQDSWDHRCRLLFCCMGSSERNRNSFTDIARLLSDFFRELDVVPSDVVAGLVLLRKFQRLEREAIVRQRKNGTYEFLSGVPITERTQFLALNDAKNYDFFQTVIHYMYFAQSAYGWPMYVIINRSKMWHLVPELKCFSCCCGSNEDTEVIQDNCCLCNYAALKKTLQLGDIDIVYATYHVDVGETPFFVAVDYTHRAVVISIRGTLSMKDILTDLNAEGEVLPLQPPRDDWLGHKGMVQAAIYIRNKLQEENLIERALQRNPDRQTPTFDLVLVGHSLGAGTAAILAILLKPDYPTLQCFSYSPPGGLLSMPAVEYSKSFITSVVLGKDVVPRIGLNQMEALRADLINAIQRSVDPKWKTISCSVICCGCGPEPTSVVNMSGQDTHINQYQEERGTARSTSAHPTDSSIALTLHQPLYPPGRIIHIVRHHPKPDENVLKNREPVYQAIWADSTDFDEVLISPVMLQDHMPDKVLAALKKVVSCRDRTVKACTTRRRNDNTTITTTTTTTTTTQNTDTSSHPPTNSISSQRTIEP, encoded by the exons ATGCCTGGACTTGTGGTCTTCAGACGTCGCTGGTCTGTGGGCTCTGATGATCTCGTGGTGCCGGGTGCATTTCTCCTGACGATTCATTTTATATG TTTTGTGATTGTTAGCGTCTCGTTGGTTATCTTTGAGTATAATACACGAATTTTAAGTGTGAAACTATTGTTCTATCATCTAATAGGCTACTTGTTGATTCTATTTT TTTCAATATGTGTAGAAATAGGTATATGTGTGATCTCGATGCGTGGCAGTATTCTGGATGCCGAGGCGCGCACCTCGATCAACATCTGGATATATCTCAAAAGCT TGGTAATTCTGTTCGATATTGCCTGGCTGGGGGTGGGCTCCGTTTGGCTGGGGCATTACTACACCACCGCACCCATCGATGATCCCAAAAAGGTCTATATAG CCATCATCATCTGCAATTGGGCTCTGGTGGTGATCACCCTCATCACGATATGGTGCACCTTTGATGCTGCCGGAAGATCCTGGGTAAAGATGAAGAAGTACCAGCGATCAATGCGCGAGACGGAGTCTCGGTTCAACTATAAGCGGAGCAACAGCATGAATCGCAACTGGCGGCAAAG AAAAGTGATGCGCGCCTACCAGGACAGctgggaccatcgctgccgaCTGCTGTTCTGCTGCATGGGCTCCTCGGAGCGCAACCGGAACTCGTTCACGGACATCGCCCGCCTGCTGAGCGACTTCTTCCGGGAGCTGGACGTGGTGCCATCGGACGTGGTCGCCGGACTCGTCCTGCTCCGCAAGTTCCAGCGGCTGGAGCGCGAGGCCATCGTCCGGCAGCGCAAAAATGGCACCTACGAGTTCCTCAGCGGCGTACCAATTACCGAGCGGACCCAGTTCCTAGCACTCAACGATGCCAAAAACTACGACTTCTTTCAGACGGTCATCCATTACATGTACTTTGCCCAGAGCGCCTACGGCTGGCCCATGTACGTCATCATCAATCGCAGCAAGATGTGGCACCTGGTGCCGGAACTGAA ATGCTTTAGCTGCTGCTGTGGCAGTAATGAAGATACGGAGGTAATCCAGGACAATTGCTGCCTGTGCAACTACGCGGCGCTGAAGAAGACGCTGCAGCTGGGCGACATCGACATCGTGTATGCCACCTACCACGTGGACGTGGGCGAGACGCCCTTCTTCGTGGCCGTCGACTACACCCATCGGGCGGTGGTGATTAGCATACGGGGCACACTCAGCATGAAGGACATACTCACGGATCTGAATGCGGAGGGCGAGGTGCTGCCACTGCAGCCGCCGCGTGACGATTGGTTGGGTCACAAGGGCATGGTGCAGGCGGCAATCTACATACGCAACAAGCTGCAGGAGGAGAATCTCATCGAGAGGGCGCTGCAGCGGAATCCGGACCGCCAGACGCCCACCTTCGACCTGGTGCTGGTGGGTCATTCCCTGGGCGCCGGCACAGCGGCCATACTGGCCATCCTGCTGAAGCCCGACTATCCGACGCTCCAGTGCTTCAGTTACTCCCCGCCCGGCGGCCTGCTCAG TATGCCCGCCGTGGAGTACTCCAAGTCGTTCATCACCTCGGTGGTGCTCGGCAAGGACGTGGTGCCGCGCATCGGTCTCAACCAAATGGAAGCCCTGCGAGCGGATCTCATCAATGCCATCCAGCGCAGCGTGGATCCCAAG TGGAAGACAATTTCCTGTTCGGTCATCTGCTGTGGCTGTGGACCGGAGCCCACTTCCGTGGTGAACATGTCCGGCCAGGACACGCACATCAATCAGTACCAGGAG GAGCGCGGAACGGCCCGTTCGACCAGCGCTCATCCCACGGACAGCTCGATAGCTTTAACCCTGCACCAGCCCTTATATCCGCCCGGTCGCATCATCCATATAGTGCGACATCATCCCAAGCCCGACGA AAATGTGCTGAAGAATCGGGAGCCCGTATACCAGGCCATCTGGGCCGATTCCACGGACTTCGATGAGGTGCTCATCTCGCCGGTGATGCTGCAGGATCACATGCCCGACAAGGTCCTCGCCGCCCTGAAGAAG GTTGTGTCTTGTAGAGATCGAACCGTAAAGGCATGTACCACTCGTAGACGTAATGATAACACGACAataactacaactacaacaacaactacgACAACACAAAATACAGATACCAG CTCCCACCCACCCACAAACAGCATTTCATCACAGCGAACTATCGAACCATGA
- the LOC128265893 gene encoding uncharacterized protein LOC128265893 isoform X7, with protein MLQDHMPDKVLAALKKVVTTSGPRKPQRQTSNAFSTGSNDAHDTDLEPPHCSNRSETTTDAMRSEAEPETDRMPTMMSQSQSQLHHCKRPSQSSYTSLSNCLVLTPTAQHKLCLETSFTNGSVPPAPQRLTSAASSLLSSTTTPYDISSALDDSLATVALRQSPSLISAETTATVIGNHTDTDLDEIAMPRLKAVAFDMALTPPPSLPPERSLLGRQHSEKKPRSLPLAQVQALRRASDAGTAVPGVDLLHDDWYGLAPLASPETLSEISSVSSRTSVPISLANSIERYLQHMGVGVGAGAPKVPLEDIFESQLHTPKVMRRAPKFSENLAGCAEDTRNLDQYKRLGRVFITFPRIFPDQSSSPTMVGRSLDSSDDSFESASAHSLQRVQLLLPPGSNAVQSSKSADPLDGLDPDAKAARQPAKKLTFSDSDILADADCLRLCPHCPCDRDVQRGCCTRSEHGRCTSGGGGGACGAGVDVGVSGLGVGSTDTSFYSASSSLDQFASTPARQNGGPHLPEEILMRPGVLESHFPVLGGGSSSSSNMEMETPALVAPASPTPAPLSNGKRPDVVGGRVRKRLSSEEFVYSRSVDQDHLVASSTAGSTAGITANATTSHLVQFGDRGSPAGRRRGKGCVYPAGNSLRLDAAAAAAATAAASGSPTSISKFTRTRVATGGGSAAKQSAANNESNV; from the exons ATGCTGCAGGATCACATGCCCGACAAGGTCCTCGCCGCCCTGAAGAAG GTTGTAACAACGAGTGGGCCACGCAAGCCCCAGCGCCAGACCTCCAATGCATTCTCCACGGGTTCGAACGATGCCCACGATACGGATCTGGAGCCGCCGCATTGCAGCAACCGCAGTGAGACGACGACGGATGCCATGAGGTCAGAAGCGGAACCGGAAACGGATCGGATGCCGACCATGATgtcgcaatcgcaatcgcaattGCATCATTGCAAGCGGCCCTCGCAAAGTTCCTACACGAGTCTGAGCAACTGCCTCGTCCTAACGCCGACGGCCCAGCACAAGCTCTGCCTGGAGACGTCCTTCACGAACGGATCCGTACCGCCCGCTCCACAGCGCCTGACCTCGGCGGCCTCCTCGCTCTTGAGCTCGACCACCACGCCGTATGACATATCAAGCGCTCTGGACGACAGCCTGGCCACGGTGGCCCTGCGCCAGAGTCCCTCGCTGATCAGTGCGGAGACGACGGCCACGGTGATTGGCAATCACACGGACACCGACCTGGACGAGATTGCCATGCCGCGCCTCAAGGCGGTCGCCTTTGACATGGCCCTGACCCCGCCTCCGTCGCTGCCGCCGGAGaggtccctgctcgggcgccaacACTCCGAAAAGAAGCCGCGCTCCCTGCCGCTGGCCCAAGTCCAGGCACTGCGGCGAGCCTCGGACGCTGGGACGGCTGTGCCGGGCGTGGACCTGCTCCACGACGACTGGTATGGCCTGGCCCCGCTCGCCAGTCCCGAAACGCTCTCCGAGATCTCCAGCGTCTCGTCGCGCACCAGTGTGCCCATCAGTCTGGCCAACAGCATTGAGCGATATCTGCAGCACATGGGCGTGGGTGTGGGTGCGGGTGCTCCGAAGGTCCCACTCGAGGACATTTTCGAGTCGCAGCTGCACACGCCCAAGGTCATGAGGCGGGCGCCCAAGTTTAGCGAGAATCTGGCCGGCTGTGCGGAGGACACCAGGAATCTGGACCAGTACAAGCGGCTGGGACGTGTGTTCATCACCTTTCCGCGCATCTTTCCCGACCAATCGTCGTCGCCGACCATGGTGGGCCGCAGCCTGGACTCCAGCGACGACAGCTTCGAGTCCGCCTCGGCCCACAGCCTGCAGCGCGTCCAGCTGCTCCTGCCGCCCGGCTCCAATGCGGTGCAGAGCTCCAAGTCCGCCGACCCGCTGGACGGGTTGGATCCGGACGCCAAGGCCGCTAGGCAGCCGGCCAAGAAGTTGACCTTCAGCGACAGCGACATCCTCGCGGATGCGGACTGTCTGCGGCTGTGTCCCCACTGTCCCTGCGATCGGGATGTCCAGCGTGGCTGCTGCACCCGCTCCGAGCATGGCAGATGTActagtggtggtggtggtggtgcttgTGGTGCTGGTGTCGATGTCGGTGTTAGCGGATTGGGAGTGGGCTCCACGGACACCAGTTTCTACAGTGCCAGCTCATCGCTGGATCAATTTGCCAGCACGCCGGCCCGCCAAAACGGTGGACCCCATCTGCCCGAGGAGATACTGATGCGCCCGGGCGTCCTGGAGTCCCACTTTCCAGTCCTCGGcggtggcagcagcagcagcagcaacatggaGATGGAGACCCCAGCCCTGGTGGCCCCCGCCTCGCCCACGCCCGCACCACTTAGCAATGGCAAGCGACCGGATGTGGTGGGCGGAAGGGTGCGAAAGCGCCTCTCCTCCGAGGAGTTCGTCTACTCCAGAAGCGTAGATCAGGATCATCTGGTGGCTAGCAGCACCGCCGGCAGCACCGCCGGCATCACCGCCAATGCCACCACCAGCCATCTAGTACAATTCGGTGATAGGGGCTCTCCGGCGGGACGCAGACGGGGCAAGGGCTGCGTCTATCCGGCCGGGAATAGTCTCCGGTTGGACgcagctgccgccgccgccgccaccgccgctgCATCCGGATCACCCACGTCCATTAGCAAATTTACCCGCACCCGGGTGGCAACTGGAGGAGGATCGGCAGCCAAGCAGTCCGCCGCCAATAACGAAAGTAATGTTTAA
- the LOC128265893 gene encoding diacylglycerol lipase-alpha isoform X4, whose product MPGLVVFRRRWSVGSDDLVVPGAFLLTIHFICFVIVSVSLVIFEYNTRILSVKLLFYHLIGYLLILFFSICVEIGICVISMRGSILDAEARTSINIWIYLKSLVILFDIAWLGVGSVWLGHYYTTAPIDDPKKVYIAIIICNWALVVITLITIWCTFDAAGRSWVKMKKYQRSMRETESRFNYKRSNSMNRNWRQRKVMRAYQDSWDHRCRLLFCCMGSSERNRNSFTDIARLLSDFFRELDVVPSDVVAGLVLLRKFQRLEREAIVRQRKNGTYEFLSGVPITERTQFLALNDAKNYDFFQTVIHYMYFAQSAYGWPMYVIINRSKMWHLVPELKCFSCCCGSNEDTEVIQDNCCLCNYAALKKTLQLGDIDIVYATYHVDVGETPFFVAVDYTHRAVVISIRGTLSMKDILTDLNAEGEVLPLQPPRDDWLGHKGMVQAAIYIRNKLQEENLIERALQRNPDRQTPTFDLVLVGHSLGAGTAAILAILLKPDYPTLQCFSYSPPGGLLSMPAVEYSKSFITSVVLGKDVVPRIGLNQMEALRADLINAIQRSVDPKWKTISCSVICCGCGPEPTSVVNMSGQDTHINQYQEERGTARSTSAHPTDSSIALTLHQPLYPPGRIIHIVRHHPKPDEQKYDSGWRNVLKNREPVYQAIWADSTDFDEVLISPVMLQDHMPDKVLAALKKVVSCRDRTVKACTTRRRNDNTTITTTTTTTTTTQNTDTSSHPPTNSISSQRTIEP is encoded by the exons ATGCCTGGACTTGTGGTCTTCAGACGTCGCTGGTCTGTGGGCTCTGATGATCTCGTGGTGCCGGGTGCATTTCTCCTGACGATTCATTTTATATG TTTTGTGATTGTTAGCGTCTCGTTGGTTATCTTTGAGTATAATACACGAATTTTAAGTGTGAAACTATTGTTCTATCATCTAATAGGCTACTTGTTGATTCTATTTT TTTCAATATGTGTAGAAATAGGTATATGTGTGATCTCGATGCGTGGCAGTATTCTGGATGCCGAGGCGCGCACCTCGATCAACATCTGGATATATCTCAAAAGCT TGGTAATTCTGTTCGATATTGCCTGGCTGGGGGTGGGCTCCGTTTGGCTGGGGCATTACTACACCACCGCACCCATCGATGATCCCAAAAAGGTCTATATAG CCATCATCATCTGCAATTGGGCTCTGGTGGTGATCACCCTCATCACGATATGGTGCACCTTTGATGCTGCCGGAAGATCCTGGGTAAAGATGAAGAAGTACCAGCGATCAATGCGCGAGACGGAGTCTCGGTTCAACTATAAGCGGAGCAACAGCATGAATCGCAACTGGCGGCAAAG AAAAGTGATGCGCGCCTACCAGGACAGctgggaccatcgctgccgaCTGCTGTTCTGCTGCATGGGCTCCTCGGAGCGCAACCGGAACTCGTTCACGGACATCGCCCGCCTGCTGAGCGACTTCTTCCGGGAGCTGGACGTGGTGCCATCGGACGTGGTCGCCGGACTCGTCCTGCTCCGCAAGTTCCAGCGGCTGGAGCGCGAGGCCATCGTCCGGCAGCGCAAAAATGGCACCTACGAGTTCCTCAGCGGCGTACCAATTACCGAGCGGACCCAGTTCCTAGCACTCAACGATGCCAAAAACTACGACTTCTTTCAGACGGTCATCCATTACATGTACTTTGCCCAGAGCGCCTACGGCTGGCCCATGTACGTCATCATCAATCGCAGCAAGATGTGGCACCTGGTGCCGGAACTGAA ATGCTTTAGCTGCTGCTGTGGCAGTAATGAAGATACGGAGGTAATCCAGGACAATTGCTGCCTGTGCAACTACGCGGCGCTGAAGAAGACGCTGCAGCTGGGCGACATCGACATCGTGTATGCCACCTACCACGTGGACGTGGGCGAGACGCCCTTCTTCGTGGCCGTCGACTACACCCATCGGGCGGTGGTGATTAGCATACGGGGCACACTCAGCATGAAGGACATACTCACGGATCTGAATGCGGAGGGCGAGGTGCTGCCACTGCAGCCGCCGCGTGACGATTGGTTGGGTCACAAGGGCATGGTGCAGGCGGCAATCTACATACGCAACAAGCTGCAGGAGGAGAATCTCATCGAGAGGGCGCTGCAGCGGAATCCGGACCGCCAGACGCCCACCTTCGACCTGGTGCTGGTGGGTCATTCCCTGGGCGCCGGCACAGCGGCCATACTGGCCATCCTGCTGAAGCCCGACTATCCGACGCTCCAGTGCTTCAGTTACTCCCCGCCCGGCGGCCTGCTCAG TATGCCCGCCGTGGAGTACTCCAAGTCGTTCATCACCTCGGTGGTGCTCGGCAAGGACGTGGTGCCGCGCATCGGTCTCAACCAAATGGAAGCCCTGCGAGCGGATCTCATCAATGCCATCCAGCGCAGCGTGGATCCCAAG TGGAAGACAATTTCCTGTTCGGTCATCTGCTGTGGCTGTGGACCGGAGCCCACTTCCGTGGTGAACATGTCCGGCCAGGACACGCACATCAATCAGTACCAGGAG GAGCGCGGAACGGCCCGTTCGACCAGCGCTCATCCCACGGACAGCTCGATAGCTTTAACCCTGCACCAGCCCTTATATCCGCCCGGTCGCATCATCCATATAGTGCGACATCATCCCAAGCCCGACGA gcAAAAATACGACAGTGGTTGGAG AAATGTGCTGAAGAATCGGGAGCCCGTATACCAGGCCATCTGGGCCGATTCCACGGACTTCGATGAGGTGCTCATCTCGCCGGTGATGCTGCAGGATCACATGCCCGACAAGGTCCTCGCCGCCCTGAAGAAG GTTGTGTCTTGTAGAGATCGAACCGTAAAGGCATGTACCACTCGTAGACGTAATGATAACACGACAataactacaactacaacaacaactacgACAACACAAAATACAGATACCAG CTCCCACCCACCCACAAACAGCATTTCATCACAGCGAACTATCGAACCATGA